Proteins encoded in a region of the Candidatus Moanabacter tarae genome:
- the mftE_3 gene encoding Putative mycofactocin system creatinine amidohydrolase family protein MftE, protein MLDSNNTSAEIEASSVDTAVLPVGAIEQHGPHLPISADWRQAEAIGYGVAERLDAFLLPALPFGNSESHSGFRGSITIRPKTLQALVTDTLLSLFDQEFRNVVVINTHGGNLVLKLAVRAVNMNRSSSRALLVFPPLLAAQRLSNIFPRFGDEMHAGDLETSLMLHLTPDEVRAGAINHVPDVSPEFFDYAPMKKYCPDGVWGRAAQATAEKGRQALQIMIDETVSHIEATCKRLEDLNKENQTADSPNAESH, encoded by the coding sequence ATGTTGGACTCGAACAATACTTCAGCTGAAATCGAAGCATCTTCAGTTGATACCGCTGTCCTACCAGTGGGTGCTATCGAACAACATGGACCTCACCTTCCAATTTCGGCAGACTGGAGGCAAGCCGAAGCCATAGGCTATGGCGTTGCGGAACGGCTCGATGCGTTTCTCCTGCCCGCACTCCCATTTGGAAACTCGGAGTCGCATTCTGGTTTCCGTGGTTCTATTACGATCCGACCAAAAACGCTGCAAGCTTTGGTTACCGATACTTTACTATCACTTTTTGACCAGGAATTCCGGAATGTCGTGGTCATCAATACCCACGGCGGCAATCTTGTACTAAAACTCGCAGTCCGAGCCGTGAATATGAACCGATCTTCCAGCCGCGCCTTGCTCGTTTTTCCTCCCCTGCTGGCGGCTCAGCGGTTATCCAATATTTTCCCACGGTTCGGTGATGAAATGCATGCGGGAGATCTGGAAACATCACTGATGCTGCATCTAACTCCCGATGAAGTGCGGGCAGGCGCAATCAACCACGTACCTGATGTGTCACCAGAATTCTTCGACTACGCCCCAATGAAAAAATACTGTCCTGACGGTGTATGGGGTCGAGCGGCACAGGCGACCGCGGAGAAAGGCCGGCAGGCTCTACAAATCATGATCGATGAGACGGTCAGCCATATTGAAGCCACCTGTAAGAGACTAGAAGACTTGAATAAAGAGAATCAAACCGCAGATTCCCCAAATGCAGAATCTCATTAA
- the nedA_1 gene encoding Sialidase, with amino-acid sequence MANLPLTILDRFVIAAGPDSRSRVFAGVHLLPNGELIVGYRDGTDHLKTDDGAIMIKRSPDSGRTWSNQVAVCAIPGWDCSGANRILQLENGQLLMFVFQAKWQTTNSGPPLRESHVYTSRSSDGGRTWSEFGTEVKLFDGWTEPYAHGDLLLADDGNWLLPAHGSDSIGGRTYSTLAISADRGQTWVRRGIIASAEGVNFYETDLIRLENGRLLGVIRTDDPPFNTYQAYSNDDGHSWSDPTPTGFRGPTPRLFQLNNGALICAYRDRDPERPGVSYSISVDVGQEWRFIGQLYESIDWNCGYPDMVRLPNNEIFCVFYTAYCNGNSEIHGLLLRDNT; translated from the coding sequence ATGGCAAACCTACCTCTTACTATTCTCGATCGGTTCGTCATCGCAGCCGGTCCTGATTCCCGATCTCGAGTATTTGCTGGAGTCCATCTCTTGCCTAATGGAGAGCTTATCGTTGGCTACAGGGATGGGACAGATCATCTTAAAACCGATGATGGAGCAATTATGATAAAGCGCTCGCCCGACAGTGGTCGGACTTGGAGCAACCAAGTCGCAGTTTGTGCGATTCCCGGTTGGGATTGCTCTGGCGCCAACCGGATTTTGCAGCTAGAAAATGGCCAGTTGTTAATGTTTGTCTTTCAAGCTAAATGGCAAACAACGAACAGCGGCCCTCCCCTTCGCGAATCCCACGTTTATACCTCTCGCTCGTCAGATGGAGGGCGAACCTGGTCCGAGTTTGGAACGGAAGTAAAGCTTTTTGATGGCTGGACCGAACCATACGCCCATGGTGACCTGCTCCTTGCAGATGATGGAAACTGGTTACTGCCGGCGCACGGTTCTGACAGTATAGGTGGTAGGACTTATTCAACGTTAGCCATATCTGCAGATAGAGGCCAGACATGGGTTCGCCGTGGAATTATCGCCTCAGCGGAAGGTGTCAACTTTTATGAAACGGATTTGATCAGATTGGAAAATGGTCGACTCTTAGGAGTTATCCGGACGGACGATCCACCCTTCAACACCTACCAAGCCTATTCCAACGACGACGGCCACAGTTGGAGTGACCCAACCCCGACAGGCTTCCGTGGTCCCACACCAAGGCTTTTTCAACTGAACAACGGTGCCCTAATATGCGCATACCGTGATCGGGATCCAGAACGTCCGGGCGTTAGCTACAGCATAAGCGTAGACGTTGGCCAAGAATGGCGATTTATTGGGCAGCTTTACGAGTCGATCGACTGGAATTGCGGCTACCCAGACATGGTTCGACTGCCGAACAACGAAATCTTCTGTGTGTTCTATACGGCTTATTGCAATGGAAATTCAGAAATCCACGGCTTACTTTTGCGAGATAATACATGA
- the yjhH gene encoding putative 2-dehydro-3-deoxy-D-pentonate aldolase YjhH: MTQKDVALKRHPLNRPPIEGVIALLFTPFSKETKRIDLKSLRREVDFVLDAGVSAVVACGKAGEFESMTPGESEQVLDCVLKHVGGRVPVGMGIISVDLDRGKETAETAAQTGADFAMVKKFSKKNLPEFFGEITERIPVMLYDQTNEGNLDVETEFLPLVREFNQIIAAKISGNVYSFGHIKEEVPDIPLICGWDVFSLMAYLSGSDGVVAGSASFMPDREVELHRLAQAKLWDEARKLFYDEMLPFISFATPDPYAFSVSKLVLHWLGIFDSPLTRPPYANAPDWMQEELRILALRMGLTN, from the coding sequence ATGACACAAAAAGATGTCGCGTTAAAACGCCATCCTCTGAATCGACCTCCCATCGAAGGCGTCATCGCTCTTCTCTTCACCCCTTTTAGCAAAGAAACCAAAAGAATTGATTTGAAGAGCCTAAGGCGGGAGGTGGATTTTGTCTTAGATGCTGGAGTCTCGGCCGTTGTGGCTTGCGGTAAGGCTGGCGAGTTCGAGAGCATGACTCCGGGTGAAAGCGAACAAGTACTGGACTGTGTTCTGAAACATGTGGGCGGACGGGTCCCAGTTGGTATGGGGATTATCAGTGTCGACCTGGATCGTGGGAAAGAAACAGCTGAGACTGCAGCTCAAACCGGAGCTGACTTCGCGATGGTGAAAAAATTCTCTAAGAAAAATCTTCCAGAATTTTTTGGAGAAATTACAGAACGCATTCCGGTGATGTTATACGATCAAACGAACGAGGGAAACCTCGATGTCGAAACCGAATTTCTACCCCTAGTCAGGGAGTTCAATCAAATCATAGCCGCTAAGATCAGTGGAAACGTCTATTCTTTTGGGCACATCAAGGAAGAGGTTCCAGACATCCCGTTGATTTGCGGCTGGGACGTATTTTCACTGATGGCGTACCTCTCTGGCTCAGACGGTGTGGTTGCAGGGAGCGCGTCCTTCATGCCCGATCGGGAAGTGGAACTACATCGCTTAGCGCAGGCTAAACTCTGGGACGAAGCTCGCAAACTCTTTTACGATGAGATGCTGCCTTTTATCTCATTCGCAACTCCTGACCCCTATGCATTTTCAGTCAGCAAGTTGGTTCTTCACTGGCTGGGAATCTTCGATTCCCCACTCACCCGTCCCCCTTATGCTAACGCCCCGGACTGGATGCAAGAGGAGCTGCGGATCCTGGCTCTTCGGATGGGACTAACGAATTAG